The stretch of DNA ataCAATATAGATACACCAAACTTGTATAAAACTAATATTAGGGCAAAGAACATACCGTCAATTGCAAATCGGGCTAATCTAGAAGCTCCCATTCTCTTAAACAAGGGGTCCTTAACATGCAAAAGTGACACAGATTGATGCATCAAATTATCACCTGTAAATGGCAAACCTATAAGCAATTTCCCTTTTttcaatcaaataataagattagTGCATAAACCATATTGCATATCCAAAGTTACCGACAAAAGTCTAATACCAGAATAGAGACAACATGTAAACTAATTTCTAACAAAagatttgtttcaaaaaaaaaggaatacCCATGTAAGGAAAGAACTGATAAGCAACGAAAGTAGCAGTGCCAGCAAAGAAGAGCTTCAACAACCATCCTATTTTCCTCTCAGCTTCCTGTTCAAGAGAGGCTTCATCTGCAGCTAaaaggcataaaggcatttaattGGGTAAGCAATGAATTAGAAACCCTTCTTTTCTAGAAAAACAAATAGATGAGAAAAAAAGGGCAACCTTTTCCATTAAATGATGAGACATTTCGAGACTGCACATTCCAAGGCCTTCTTTTGAACAACAACTACAGAGAAAAAAGGGGTTGGGAGGGGGATAAAATGAGAATTGGATGTCGAAATCggaaaaaaaggaaatgaaagaaaTTGAGTAGTTTACAGTGTTAAAGTGAGCAGCCAAGGCGCGCATCGTTGAGAATGGAAACAGAGTGCTGGGATGGTGGGTGTTTGAGAGCAATGATCAGGTATTCCACGGTTTCATAGTACGACAGTGCGTCGCTGTAACTCAAAGATCAAAAGGCAgtgtttttcttttctgtttacTACCTAAATTTCAGATTCGTATTTCCTAGTGGGGATAAAGAATAGCGAAGGCCTAATGTTCATCCCTCCGGTTGCATTGCACCGGCTGGTGACTTAATTTCTTTCTCTAATCCAAGTTTAACTTGCCCTACCCAACTTAGACaccaattttattattaaaatttttaaaatgagctTACTTTTTTTTCCCAAGCCCCCAATTTAATAAAGGTAAACTCAAGCCCGATCCGACCCGCtcctatttaatttttatttagattttcggtaatgagtttaattgttattgtgttattgctttaatataaatatatataattattatttaacatttataattaatataatatttttataacataatatatttgagTCGGGTCAAGCTCAAGTCAAAAAATCTTGCCCAAGGTCTAACCCATATAGAAAAATGGGATTAACTTTTactcaagcccattttttgggtgAGCCTTCAGGCTTGGACGAGTGACCTAGCCATGAGCAAGTCTACacagagaaataaaaaaatgtaacaaatatatttataaataattaatggtGAGaccaaaagtaaaacaaaaacaaCTAAAATTAGTTACGGTGCCCAATCTTTAGCAAGTTGATTGATAGCTGCCTATCTTGCCAATTTGCGCACTGTATGGATAAGTTGGTGTCATCATCACTCAAATAAAAGGTGTAGTATTATGCCTAGCATTATGATATTAGCTTGGATAGGTGCAAGTTTCCAATGCACCTTAACACGACCCTCAAATATTAACTGCCATTGTTGGTTGTATTGAATAAAGCGAACATGCTTTATTCGTAAGGAATGTAGTTTTCGTAGGATCGAGCAAGCTAGGAGGAATTAGTTGTGTGTTGTGGATAGACGTTTATAGTGTGTGATCGTTAAAATGGGGAGGTTGATGCAGCCTTCCAATGCTAATGTTGCACTATACGACTTTGTGTTGTTGTTATATGCCAATGAAACAAAAACCATAAAGAGTGTGAAGGATTGGGTGAGGGAGGTGGGATTATTGGTTGGGTAAGTGAAATGGTTTAACTGGGATGAGCGATTTGTCCATAAAAATATGGGCGGGGAAGTTTTAGTGAGAGTGACATTGTAACGACGGTGAGAATGTTTTATTCTTTGGGCTATTGCAATAAGGTTTGATGATGCTTCAGAAAATAGGATTTCATTCTATGCTTCCATACTTGTCATAGAGTAAAAAGCTAATTTGTAATTTGTAATTTGAAGGCGTTTTGGGGGAAATCTTGTATCCATTTGGTGATCCATGTGTGTATGTTTGTTCCATCTCTTACATCCAATCATAAGGTCCATGGGATGGTGAATCATATTGCCTTGGAAAATGAGCAAGAGCGgaaaatattgtaacacccctaacccgtatccttccccagaatagggttatagagcattactggagtttacaaattaattttcagacatttcatttcatcaaacattcatatttataaccaatcaaaatcaaaacatttatgagctgacattaaccaatttaacttatacaataaccagaatcaaatcatccaaaatttccgatagaaccaatggataatgtgatatatctccaacaagcttccaacccaatcgagcttccgataatcatttcaaaacatccaataataattcaattccaaacacacatatatatataatattcattgcCAAAtagcattcaattcaattaaaattatacaaaatatagttcatacgaacttaccaggctaaattgcagaaataccaaaattcagggacattttgaaaaatttctattttttctcgaatttccacccaatcttgatctaaattaatatttcattcaatttagtaatttaaatgataaaacaattcatttcatgcaatttggtcattttttgcatttttccaaaattgcccctaaagttttacttttattcaatttagtcctcgagCCCAAATCATACAAATTAACCATTTGAAATGCAAATCCATGCTAGcataatattcataaatttattttcctcctcctcctctccattccacatccttaatttacataacatgcttataagtaacattatctataatttcactagtttcttgtaaatttattcaaagctgtccatttgagtcatagtcactaaatcatttatatcttgagctacagaaatccaaattaagatctgttaattttccctaaaactagactcacatatattcttgccataaaattttcataatttttggttcagccaaatagtacagtttattctttaaatttccccttattt from Gossypium hirsutum isolate 1008001.06 chromosome D04, Gossypium_hirsutum_v2.1, whole genome shotgun sequence encodes:
- the LOC107955211 gene encoding uncharacterized protein isoform X1, which encodes MRALAAHFNTLLFKRRPWNVQSRNVSSFNGKAADEASLEQEAERKIGWLLKLFFAGTATFVAYQFFPYMGDNLMHQSVSLLHVKDPLFKRMGASRLARFAIDDQRRMKIVEIGGAQELLNMLGSARDERTQKEALKALSALSKSDEAVKALHNGGAISVIKSTPDTFEDAEIGAYKSNLLKRFQDLRYDISS
- the LOC107955211 gene encoding uncharacterized protein isoform X2 — protein: MRALAAHFNTLLFKRRPWNVQSRNVSSFNGKDEASLEQEAERKIGWLLKLFFAGTATFVAYQFFPYMGDNLMHQSVSLLHVKDPLFKRMGASRLARFAIDDQRRMKIVEIGGAQELLNMLGSARDERTQKEALKALSALSKSDEAVKALHNGGAISVIKSTPDTFEDAEIGAYKSNLLKRFQDLRYDISS